From the Anaerolineales bacterium genome, one window contains:
- a CDS encoding iron ABC transporter substrate-binding protein, with product MSRKFFALSLLLVASLVLGACAAPAPQATEVPVAVEPEVVEVEVEVPADPGSLVIYSGRSESLVAPIIQQFADATGINVEVRYGSTAEIAAALLEEGANSPADIFYAQDPGGLGAIEDAGLLAPIPADTLAKVAPGFASPNGAWVGITARARVVVYNTGVLSPADLPADIRDFTNPEWNGRLGLAPTNASFVVMVTAMRQMWGEADTEAWLAGIAANNPTYYSGNGGVVTAVGAGEVEVGFVNHYYLYQFMAEQGESFPVRNHYLSNGGPESLVMVSGAGILANGANQDNAQRFLDFMLSTVAQQYFASRTFEYPLVEGVATSSLLVPLAEINGPDISLGSLSDVSGSAALIEAAGMVP from the coding sequence ATGTCTCGTAAGTTTTTTGCCCTTAGTCTTTTGTTGGTAGCCAGCCTGGTGCTGGGTGCCTGTGCTGCCCCGGCTCCCCAGGCAACCGAAGTTCCGGTTGCGGTTGAGCCTGAGGTGGTCGAAGTCGAAGTTGAAGTTCCGGCGGATCCGGGTTCCCTGGTGATCTATTCTGGTCGCAGTGAGAGCCTGGTGGCGCCGATCATTCAACAGTTCGCCGATGCCACTGGCATCAATGTTGAAGTGCGCTACGGCAGCACGGCGGAAATCGCCGCGGCGTTGCTGGAGGAAGGCGCCAACTCCCCGGCAGATATCTTCTATGCCCAAGACCCCGGTGGCCTGGGCGCCATTGAGGACGCCGGTCTGCTGGCGCCCATCCCGGCTGATACGTTGGCCAAGGTCGCCCCTGGCTTCGCTTCTCCGAACGGCGCTTGGGTCGGCATCACTGCCCGTGCCCGCGTGGTGGTCTACAACACTGGTGTGCTCAGCCCGGCTGACCTGCCTGCTGACATTCGTGATTTCACCAATCCCGAATGGAATGGCCGCTTGGGCTTGGCTCCCACCAATGCTTCCTTTGTGGTCATGGTGACTGCCATGCGCCAGATGTGGGGCGAAGCAGACACCGAGGCCTGGTTGGCGGGCATTGCTGCCAATAACCCGACCTACTACTCTGGCAATGGTGGCGTTGTCACTGCTGTTGGCGCTGGTGAGGTGGAAGTGGGCTTTGTGAACCATTACTACCTGTACCAGTTCATGGCGGAGCAGGGCGAAAGCTTCCCCGTTCGCAATCACTACCTCTCCAATGGTGGTCCTGAATCGCTGGTGATGGTGTCTGGCGCCGGCATTTTGGCCAATGGCGCCAACCAGGACAATGCTCAGCGCTTCCTGGACTTCATGCTGTCCACCGTTGCGCAACAGTACTTTGCCAGCCGCACCTTTGAATATCCCCTGGTGGAAGGTGTCGCCACGTCCAGCTTGCTGGTGCCCCTGGCTGAGATCAACGGCCCGGACATCTCGCTGGGCAGCCTGTCGGATGTGAGCGGTTCTGCCGCCCTAATCGAAGCCGCAGGGATGGTGCCGTAA
- a CDS encoding DUF1801 domain-containing protein, translated as MATASQEIDAIIHAAEAWKGKKLAELREVIRKAHADITETVKWKKPSKPEGVAVWEHNGILCHADILKNAVRITFHKGVQMKDPDKLFNTRLDSSAVRAIDFGPEDVVSMAGLQSLVLAAIQLNAVKPSK; from the coding sequence ATGGCCACAGCTTCGCAGGAAATCGACGCCATCATCCACGCGGCGGAGGCCTGGAAGGGCAAGAAACTGGCAGAGCTGCGTGAGGTGATCCGCAAGGCCCATGCAGACATCACCGAGACCGTCAAGTGGAAGAAGCCATCCAAGCCGGAGGGCGTGGCGGTGTGGGAGCACAACGGCATCCTGTGCCATGCAGATATCCTCAAAAATGCAGTGCGCATCACCTTTCATAAAGGTGTGCAGATGAAGGATCCCGACAAGCTGTTCAACACGCGGCTTGACAGCAGTGCCGTGCGCGCCATTGACTTCGGTCCTGAGGATGTGGTTAGCATGGCCGGGCTGCAGAGCCTGGTGCTGGCCGCCATCCAGCTGAACGCCGTCAAACCCAGTAAGTGA
- a CDS encoding SRPBCC domain-containing protein yields the protein MATKEKEIVVSRVLDAPRDLVFDAFTQQEHAEKWWVPNGETHEWNATPGGHWRYSMPVRGTSYAFKVTFIEIDKPNRLVYDYGNDAEGADEPVRTHVTFEEEAGKTKVTLQLVFASVAAREQAVKYGAIVGAMQALEGLAEYIEAL from the coding sequence ATGGCTACCAAAGAGAAAGAAATTGTCGTCTCGCGTGTGCTGGACGCCCCACGCGACCTGGTTTTTGACGCGTTCACGCAGCAAGAGCACGCAGAAAAGTGGTGGGTGCCCAATGGAGAAACCCATGAGTGGAATGCCACTCCCGGCGGCCACTGGCGCTATAGCATGCCGGTACGCGGCACGAGCTACGCCTTCAAAGTGACTTTCATCGAGATTGACAAGCCCAACCGCCTGGTCTACGACTATGGCAATGACGCCGAAGGAGCGGACGAGCCTGTGCGCACCCACGTCACCTTCGAAGAAGAAGCCGGCAAGACCAAGGTAACCCTGCAGCTGGTGTTTGCCTCTGTGGCAGCCCGCGAGCAGGCTGTGAAGTACGGCGCCATTGTGGGCGCCATGCAGGCATTGGAAGGCCTGGCCGAGTACATCGAAGCGCTATAA
- a CDS encoding vitamin K epoxide reductase family protein translates to MIDSLYLTYVKVFSDGVCVAGDQCEIVNSSLYSNLWGIPIAVLGASAYLLLIAILLLEARHAFFEENGPVLILGITFFGVLYSAYLTYLELFVIHAICPFCVLSAVVLLIMFVLALIRFQKTMQLSA, encoded by the coding sequence TTGATCGATTCGCTCTACTTGACCTACGTCAAGGTTTTTTCGGACGGCGTGTGTGTGGCTGGCGACCAATGCGAGATCGTCAACAGCAGCCTGTATTCCAACCTGTGGGGGATTCCCATTGCGGTTTTGGGCGCCAGCGCCTATTTGCTGTTGATCGCCATCCTGCTGTTGGAAGCGCGCCACGCGTTCTTTGAAGAAAATGGGCCAGTGCTCATTTTGGGCATCACCTTCTTTGGTGTGCTGTATTCCGCTTACCTGACCTACCTGGAATTGTTCGTCATCCACGCCATTTGCCCGTTCTGCGTGCTTTCTGCAGTGGTCTTGCTGATCATGTTTGTTCTGGCCCTCATTCGTTTTCAAAAGACCATGCAGCTCTCTGCTTAG
- a CDS encoding nitroreductase family deazaflavin-dependent oxidoreductase, translated as MTNELAALAGEEFAYLTTRGRVSGSPHRIEIWFSLQGSTAYLMSGGGEQSDWVRNLTAQPAVGLEIGKRHFEATARIVSDASEEQTARQLLAAKYYNWRAGRPLNRWAATALPVAIEIKL; from the coding sequence ATGACAAACGAACTGGCCGCCCTGGCCGGCGAAGAATTCGCCTACCTGACCACTCGCGGCCGGGTGAGCGGCAGCCCGCACCGCATTGAGATCTGGTTCAGCTTACAGGGCTCCACCGCCTACCTGATGTCCGGCGGCGGCGAGCAGTCGGACTGGGTGCGTAACCTTACGGCTCAGCCTGCCGTGGGCCTTGAGATCGGCAAACGACATTTTGAGGCCACGGCCCGCATCGTGAGCGATGCGAGCGAGGAACAAACCGCCCGGCAGCTGCTGGCCGCCAAGTACTACAACTGGCGCGCAGGCCGACCGTTGAACCGCTGGGCGGCCACGGCACTGCCGGTAGCGATCGAAATCAAGCTCTAG
- a CDS encoding excinuclease ABC subunit UvrA, translating to MAQATQEFIEIRGARENNLKDVSLRIPKRQTTIFTGVSGSGKSSIVFDTLATEAQRQLYETFSMFVRNFLPRYSQPEADSIENLGMAIVVDQKRLGGGSHSTMGTITDIYTVLRLLFSRVGEPFIGYSNVFSFNDPLGMCPECNGFGRKLQPNAEKILDMDKSLNEGPVRVPGFGSWVGLYQASGFFDNDKKLSDYTKEELELLLHGSGRKVNMGGFNATYEGILLKFNNSYIKRDLKALSERTQKQVAPYLHEGLCPSCNGARLNKSVLSCKINGYNIAELSAMEIGELIEVIKGIKGEVAKPLVDNLLERLQNVVGIGLEYLTLNRETDTLSGGESQRIKMVKHLSSSLIDVMYIFDEPSVGLHPRDVHRLNELLQKLRDKGNTVLVVEHDPQVIQIADHIVDVGPHAGSQGGEIVYEGSYTGLLKADTVTGKFLKKTLPIKAAFRQAKGQLKLSKVTVNNLKAISVDIPVGVLTAVTGVAGSGKSSLINQAFVESYSEAIVIDQSAVGANSRSNPATYTGIMDDVRKAFAKANNVNAGLFSFNSKGACENCQGLGVVYTDLSFFDVVKSPCEICGGKRFKDEVLAYKLNGKSIADVLEMTVSQALEHFEQPEITRKLQAMSDVGLTYLKLGQPLNTLSGGECQRIKLASELHKEGSIYVMDEPTTGLHMSDTANLLAIMNRLVDSGNTVIVIEHNMDVVRNADWVIDMGPEGGSRGGQVMFEGTPAELQKAKGSITSQYV from the coding sequence ATGGCTCAAGCAACACAAGAATTTATTGAAATTCGGGGCGCGCGTGAAAACAATCTAAAAGATGTTTCGCTGCGCATCCCCAAGCGCCAAACCACCATCTTCACCGGCGTGTCCGGCTCAGGCAAGTCCTCGATCGTTTTCGACACCCTGGCCACGGAGGCACAGCGCCAACTGTACGAAACCTTCAGCATGTTCGTGCGCAACTTCCTGCCGCGCTACTCGCAGCCGGAAGCGGATTCGATCGAGAACCTGGGCATGGCCATCGTGGTGGACCAGAAGCGCTTGGGTGGCGGCTCACACTCCACCATGGGCACCATCACCGATATCTACACCGTGCTGCGGCTGCTCTTCTCACGGGTTGGCGAACCATTCATTGGCTATTCCAACGTGTTTTCCTTCAACGATCCGCTGGGGATGTGCCCGGAATGCAACGGCTTCGGCCGTAAACTGCAGCCCAACGCCGAGAAGATCCTGGATATGGACAAGTCGTTGAACGAAGGGCCTGTGCGCGTGCCGGGCTTTGGCAGCTGGGTAGGCCTCTATCAGGCCAGCGGTTTCTTCGATAATGACAAGAAGTTGTCGGACTACACGAAAGAGGAACTGGAGCTTTTGCTGCACGGCTCAGGCCGCAAAGTGAATATGGGCGGCTTTAATGCCACCTATGAAGGCATCCTGCTCAAGTTCAACAATTCCTATATCAAGCGCGATCTGAAAGCACTTTCGGAGCGCACTCAGAAACAGGTGGCCCCCTACCTGCACGAAGGCCTGTGCCCATCTTGCAACGGAGCCCGCCTCAACAAATCCGTGCTGAGCTGCAAGATCAATGGCTACAACATCGCCGAACTCTCGGCAATGGAGATCGGCGAGCTGATCGAAGTGATCAAAGGCATTAAGGGCGAGGTGGCCAAGCCGCTGGTGGACAACCTGCTGGAACGGCTGCAAAATGTGGTCGGCATCGGTCTGGAGTACCTGACCCTCAACCGGGAGACGGATACGCTTTCCGGCGGCGAATCGCAGCGGATCAAGATGGTCAAGCACCTCAGCAGCAGCTTGATCGATGTGATGTACATTTTCGACGAACCCAGCGTGGGCCTGCACCCGCGCGATGTACACCGCCTGAATGAGTTGCTGCAGAAGCTGCGCGACAAAGGCAACACGGTGCTGGTGGTGGAGCACGACCCGCAGGTGATCCAAATCGCCGACCACATCGTGGACGTTGGCCCGCACGCCGGCAGCCAGGGCGGCGAGATCGTCTACGAGGGCAGCTATACTGGCCTGCTCAAGGCCGATACGGTTACCGGGAAGTTTCTCAAGAAGACGCTGCCGATCAAAGCGGCATTCCGCCAAGCCAAGGGCCAGCTTAAGCTCAGCAAGGTGACGGTCAATAACCTCAAAGCGATCAGCGTGGACATCCCGGTCGGTGTGCTGACCGCCGTGACCGGCGTGGCCGGCTCCGGCAAGAGCTCGCTGATCAATCAAGCCTTTGTGGAAAGCTACTCTGAAGCGATCGTGATCGACCAGTCGGCAGTGGGCGCCAACTCGCGCTCCAACCCGGCCACCTACACCGGCATCATGGACGATGTGCGCAAAGCTTTTGCCAAAGCCAACAACGTCAACGCCGGGTTGTTCAGTTTTAACTCCAAGGGCGCCTGCGAAAACTGCCAGGGCCTGGGCGTGGTCTACACGGACTTGTCGTTCTTTGATGTGGTCAAGTCGCCCTGCGAGATCTGCGGCGGCAAGCGCTTCAAAGATGAAGTGTTGGCTTACAAGCTGAATGGCAAATCCATTGCCGATGTACTGGAGATGACCGTCAGCCAGGCGCTGGAACACTTTGAGCAGCCAGAGATCACCCGCAAGCTGCAAGCGATGAGCGACGTGGGCCTGACCTATCTGAAGCTGGGCCAGCCGCTCAACACGCTTTCCGGCGGCGAGTGCCAGCGCATCAAACTGGCCAGCGAGCTGCACAAGGAAGGCAGCATCTATGTGATGGACGAGCCCACCACCGGCCTGCACATGTCGGACACGGCCAACCTGCTGGCGATCATGAACCGCCTGGTGGACAGCGGCAACACGGTGATCGTGATCGAGCACAATATGGATGTGGTGCGCAATGCCGACTGGGTGATCGACATGGGTCCGGAAGGCGGCAGCCGCGGCGGCCAGGTGATGTTCGAAGGCACCCCGGCGGAGTTGCAAAAGGCCAAGGGGTCGATCACCAGCCAATATGTGTAA
- a CDS encoding YbaY family lipoprotein has translation MRTSIVFLLGTTLLLLLSGCAQAAPAATIRGQITYLQRIALPEGAVVTVQLVDISRADAAAVVLGEQVITPGTQVPIPFSISYDPTVIQDNLNYALQASIRDAQGQLWFTTTMAHFVITRGNPSDHVELLLEMVR, from the coding sequence ATGAGAACATCTATTGTTTTTCTGCTGGGTACAACGCTCCTGCTGCTATTGAGTGGCTGTGCGCAGGCGGCTCCTGCCGCGACGATCCGCGGGCAGATCACTTACTTACAGCGCATTGCGCTGCCTGAGGGTGCTGTGGTGACCGTGCAGCTGGTCGACATTTCCCGTGCCGATGCCGCCGCAGTGGTGCTTGGCGAGCAAGTGATCACGCCGGGGACGCAGGTGCCCATCCCGTTCAGCATCTCTTATGATCCCACCGTCATCCAAGATAACCTGAACTATGCCTTGCAGGCCTCCATCCGTGATGCACAGGGCCAGTTATGGTTCACCACCACCATGGCGCACTTTGTGATCACCCGGGGCAACCCCAGCGATCATGTCGAGTTGCTGTTGGAGATGGTGCGCTAG
- a CDS encoding EAL domain-containing protein, with protein sequence MSLHKILWRQLKRLELDADVPPNAKDWQRFLAHVEQTYKQGDQDRYLLERSLAISSRETQALYDEERRRVQEALRVSEGRYRTLFDNAVDAIFIIDVETRKILDVNQVASNALGYSHEQLLHMTIDDLYSPQEMERTAQLVDQLHKAGNLTFERVHIRKDGSQMPVEVSSIVLEQDGRKVYLSIARDITQRKEAEQELQRLANFDSLTGLANRLMFIDRVSHAIQMATRRNKPILAVLFLDLDGFKAVNDAFGHEQGDALLQMMAQRIRSAVRTSDTVARLGGDEFAILLEGLPNETAVEPIVQKIIEQVSQPFEFHSAQAFITCSVGVSFFPSGGEDPDALVRNADRAMYASKGSGKNSYRLFEAHMKTQALQRLELGNDLRNALEREEMFVLFQPQVNIKTGQLFGLETLARWQHAQRGVLLPDDFIPLAEEMGLIIALSDRILLRACEQVKAHIDAGQNSPRLAVNLSSRDLTDARLRERIENVLERTGFPPALLELELSENTIFRDLDLAADTLAALKKLGVRLAIDDFGTGYSTLSQLARFPFDTLKIDQRFAHNLPSSPAYAAIVNGLVTIAHNLGVELVAEGVETEEQLRLYREAGCYLVQGKLFGMPQSIENLELVNFNAQPDGG encoded by the coding sequence TTGTCGCTGCATAAGATCCTCTGGCGCCAACTGAAGCGGCTCGAGCTGGATGCAGATGTGCCGCCTAACGCCAAGGATTGGCAGCGCTTCCTTGCACATGTTGAGCAGACCTATAAGCAGGGCGACCAGGATCGGTACCTGCTGGAGCGTTCTCTGGCGATCTCGTCTCGTGAAACGCAGGCGCTATATGACGAAGAGCGCCGCCGGGTTCAGGAAGCGTTGCGCGTCAGCGAGGGCAGGTACCGCACGCTGTTCGACAATGCGGTGGATGCTATTTTCATTATTGATGTGGAGACTCGCAAGATCTTGGATGTCAACCAAGTGGCATCCAATGCGCTGGGCTACAGCCACGAGCAGCTGCTGCACATGACCATTGATGATCTGTATTCGCCGCAAGAGATGGAACGCACAGCACAGCTGGTCGACCAACTGCATAAAGCCGGCAATCTGACTTTTGAGCGCGTCCACATCCGCAAAGACGGCAGCCAGATGCCGGTGGAGGTCAGCTCGATCGTACTGGAGCAGGATGGGCGCAAGGTTTACCTGAGCATTGCGCGTGACATCACGCAGCGCAAAGAGGCCGAACAGGAATTGCAGCGCCTGGCCAACTTCGATTCATTGACCGGTCTGGCAAACCGCCTGATGTTCATCGACCGCGTGTCGCACGCCATTCAAATGGCGACGCGGCGCAACAAGCCTATTCTGGCCGTATTGTTTCTGGATTTGGACGGGTTTAAAGCTGTGAACGATGCGTTTGGCCATGAGCAGGGCGATGCTTTGTTGCAGATGATGGCCCAGCGTATCCGCAGCGCAGTGCGCACAAGCGACACGGTGGCGCGGCTGGGCGGCGACGAATTCGCCATTCTGCTGGAGGGATTGCCAAACGAGACTGCGGTGGAGCCGATCGTGCAGAAGATCATCGAGCAGGTTTCGCAGCCTTTCGAGTTCCATTCCGCACAGGCCTTCATCACTTGCAGCGTCGGCGTCAGCTTTTTCCCGTCTGGTGGTGAGGACCCGGATGCTCTGGTGCGCAATGCGGACCGGGCCATGTATGCCTCCAAAGGCTCCGGCAAGAATAGCTACCGTTTGTTTGAAGCCCACATGAAAACCCAGGCTCTGCAGCGGCTGGAGTTGGGCAATGATTTGCGCAATGCCTTGGAGCGCGAAGAAATGTTCGTGCTCTTTCAACCGCAGGTCAACATCAAAACCGGTCAACTGTTCGGCTTGGAAACGCTGGCCCGTTGGCAGCATGCCCAGCGCGGTGTTTTGCTGCCAGATGACTTCATCCCCCTGGCCGAAGAGATGGGGCTGATCATTGCGCTTTCCGACAGGATCCTGCTGCGGGCCTGTGAGCAGGTTAAAGCTCACATCGACGCCGGGCAGAACTCGCCCAGGTTGGCGGTCAATCTTTCCTCTCGGGACCTGACCGATGCTCGTTTGCGAGAACGCATCGAAAACGTCTTGGAGCGCACCGGTTTTCCGCCGGCTTTACTGGAGCTGGAACTTTCTGAGAACACCATCTTCCGGGACTTGGATTTGGCAGCGGACACGCTGGCCGCGCTCAAGAAGCTTGGCGTGCGTCTGGCGATTGATGACTTCGGCACCGGCTACTCCACCCTAAGCCAATTGGCTCGCTTTCCTTTCGACACGCTGAAGATAGACCAGCGCTTTGCGCACAACCTGCCTTCTTCACCGGCTTACGCTGCGATTGTGAATGGGCTTGTCACGATTGCGCATAACCTGGGGGTGGAACTGGTGGCGGAGGGCGTTGAAACGGAAGAGCAGTTGCGCCTCTACCGCGAAGCCGGTTGTTACTTGGTGCAGGGCAAATTGTTTGGCATGCCCCAATCCATTGAGAATTTGGAGTTGGTTAACTTCAACGCACAACCTGATGGCGGGTAG
- a CDS encoding YcaQ family DNA glycosylase: MLTIDLQTARRFILGKQGLWPGRRWQGAKGTEQAMRAMEYLQLDPLQIIARSQDIKLYGRVLDYMPGMWEDAAYKKRKFFDWGGWLAVRPMDELPYWRVVMRRERDDPAAWRKTATEHAETIAEMRQILRERGTVSNRDFKMADRKRTDSYRGRKDSAIALYYLWRIGEVMTHHREGFERVYALTEAVAPGDLIRESSDDEADRFLIRKEISHNGLTRLNRTAEAYYRGVPFDKTANLRHSLLQDLEIVEVQVEGWKQVHCALASDAKLLNELAAGRVPKAWKPLGPDATEEAVFLAPLDPVSARGRAMPLFGFDYVWEVYKPLEKRKYGYYVLPVLWGDKLVARFDSKLDRTTNTFVILGLWLEDQSLAKNEAFAEALAGGFRRFVAFLGADKLDAKAIQAPLLRKRLQAG, from the coding sequence ATGCTGACGATTGACCTCCAGACCGCGCGACGTTTCATCCTCGGCAAGCAGGGTCTGTGGCCGGGCCGCCGCTGGCAGGGCGCCAAAGGCACCGAGCAGGCGATGCGCGCCATGGAGTACCTGCAGCTGGACCCCCTGCAGATCATCGCCCGCAGCCAGGACATCAAGCTCTACGGCCGTGTGCTGGACTACATGCCAGGCATGTGGGAAGACGCGGCCTACAAGAAGCGCAAGTTTTTCGACTGGGGCGGTTGGCTGGCTGTGCGCCCGATGGATGAGCTGCCGTATTGGCGCGTGGTGATGCGCCGCGAGCGTGACGACCCCGCAGCCTGGCGCAAGACCGCCACAGAGCACGCAGAGACAATTGCCGAGATGCGCCAAATTCTGCGCGAGCGCGGCACGGTCAGCAATCGTGATTTCAAGATGGCGGACCGCAAGCGCACCGACAGCTATCGCGGCCGCAAGGACAGCGCCATCGCCTTGTACTACCTCTGGCGCATCGGCGAGGTCATGACCCACCACCGTGAGGGTTTTGAGCGCGTGTACGCGCTGACCGAAGCGGTTGCCCCGGGCGACCTGATCCGCGAGAGCAGCGACGACGAGGCCGATCGTTTCCTGATCCGCAAGGAAATCAGTCACAACGGGCTGACCCGCCTCAACCGCACCGCCGAAGCCTACTACCGCGGCGTGCCTTTTGATAAGACCGCCAATCTGCGCCACTCGCTCTTGCAAGATTTGGAGATCGTGGAGGTGCAGGTCGAGGGCTGGAAGCAGGTGCACTGCGCGCTGGCCAGCGACGCTAAACTGCTCAACGAGTTGGCTGCCGGGCGGGTGCCCAAAGCCTGGAAGCCGCTGGGGCCGGATGCCACCGAAGAGGCCGTCTTCCTGGCGCCGCTGGACCCGGTCAGTGCCCGCGGCCGCGCAATGCCACTGTTTGGCTTTGACTACGTCTGGGAAGTCTACAAGCCGCTGGAGAAGCGCAAATATGGCTACTACGTGCTGCCAGTGCTGTGGGGCGACAAGCTGGTGGCCCGCTTCGATAGCAAGCTGGACCGCACGACCAACACCTTCGTCATCCTCGGCCTCTGGCTGGAGGATCAGAGTCTGGCCAAGAATGAAGCGTTTGCTGAGGCTTTGGCGGGCGGCTTCCGCCGTTTTGTTGCCTTCTTGGGTGCAGACAAGCTGGACGCCAAGGCGATCCAGGCGCCCTTGTTGCGCAAGCGCCTGCAAGCCGGATAG
- a CDS encoding DUF1801 domain-containing protein, with translation MNKSKNSGFSAAEKEAMKARARELKLQEKFGNDKAKGEKDVLATIAKLSGPDREMAERLHKIVSETAPDLLPKTMYGMPGYANREGKNILFFQAAQKFGTRHASLGFSDLAKLDDGNMWPSSFGIVKIGPAEEKRIKALIKKALR, from the coding sequence ATGAATAAAAGCAAGAATAGTGGTTTCTCTGCCGCCGAAAAGGAGGCCATGAAGGCCCGCGCCCGAGAGCTCAAGCTGCAGGAGAAGTTTGGCAATGACAAGGCCAAGGGCGAGAAAGACGTGCTGGCCACGATTGCCAAGCTGAGCGGGCCAGACCGTGAGATGGCGGAACGCCTGCACAAGATCGTTAGTGAGACCGCGCCTGACCTGCTGCCCAAGACCATGTACGGCATGCCCGGATACGCCAACCGTGAGGGCAAGAACATTCTGTTCTTCCAGGCCGCCCAGAAGTTTGGCACTCGGCATGCCTCGTTAGGGTTTAGCGACCTGGCCAAACTGGACGACGGCAACATGTGGCCCAGCTCGTTTGGCATCGTCAAGATCGGCCCCGCAGAAGAGAAAAGGATCAAAGCGCTGATCAAGAAGGCCTTGCGGTAA
- a CDS encoding winged helix-turn-helix transcriptional regulator, whose translation MTIPSMNDTLSLTFGALADPTRRAMLSRLSRGPATVKELAEPFAISLPAVSKHLKVLERAGLIERGREAQWRPAQLQAAPLKDASQWLEGYRQHWEENFDRLEDYLRKIQKGED comes from the coding sequence ATGACCATCCCGAGCATGAACGACACCCTAAGTTTGACCTTCGGCGCCCTGGCCGACCCCACCCGCCGAGCGATGCTCTCGCGGCTTTCGCGCGGGCCGGCCACGGTGAAGGAGCTGGCCGAGCCGTTCGCGATCAGCCTGCCGGCGGTCTCCAAGCACCTCAAGGTGCTGGAGCGGGCGGGGTTGATCGAACGTGGGCGTGAAGCCCAATGGCGGCCGGCCCAGCTGCAAGCCGCCCCCTTGAAGGACGCTTCCCAATGGCTGGAAGGCTACCGCCAGCATTGGGAAGAGAATTTTGATCGTCTGGAAGACTACCTGCGCAAGATCCAAAAAGGAGAAGACTAA
- a CDS encoding FIST C-terminal domain-containing protein, with the protein MKLETFVYTREAGWSVDAFPDLDSDQSIVIAFGSSKFLDDPEPVNELIQAYPKARVVGCSTAGEISDTQINDDSLSVAVIRFEKTRVACSSTKVAAAKDSFAAGAAVAHELAAPDLVAVFVLSTGTEINGSELVRALNEHLPAHVVVTGGLAGDGDRFERTWVIRNHQLTQGYVSAVGLYGDAVQVGHGSKGGWDVFGPQRRVTRSQSNVLYELDGRPALDLYKEYLGDLVSGLPSSALLFPLALSENQDDQKTIVRTILGVDEEAKSLIFAGDIPVGYYAQLMKANFDRLINAASEVGQMAGFAGAANPDEPVLSLAISCVGRRLVLGERTEEELEATLETLPPGVKQIGFYSYGEISPYGNGTCDLHNQTMTLTTLQEI; encoded by the coding sequence ATGAAACTGGAAACCTTTGTATACACCCGTGAGGCTGGCTGGTCTGTAGATGCCTTTCCCGACCTGGATTCAGATCAGTCGATCGTGATTGCCTTTGGCTCCAGCAAATTCCTCGATGATCCTGAACCTGTCAATGAACTCATCCAGGCGTATCCCAAAGCCAGGGTGGTGGGCTGTTCAACCGCCGGCGAAATTTCCGACACGCAGATCAACGATGATTCACTCTCCGTGGCCGTGATCCGTTTTGAAAAGACGCGGGTGGCTTGTTCCAGCACCAAGGTTGCCGCCGCGAAGGATTCCTTTGCGGCCGGGGCCGCGGTGGCCCATGAACTGGCGGCTCCGGACTTGGTGGCCGTCTTTGTGCTGTCTACGGGTACGGAGATCAATGGCAGCGAACTGGTGCGCGCCCTGAACGAGCACCTGCCTGCCCACGTAGTGGTAACGGGCGGCCTGGCCGGCGATGGCGATCGCTTTGAACGCACCTGGGTGATTCGCAATCACCAACTCACGCAAGGCTATGTCTCTGCCGTGGGCCTGTATGGCGATGCCGTGCAAGTCGGCCACGGCTCCAAGGGCGGCTGGGATGTTTTTGGCCCCCAACGCCGCGTGACCCGCTCGCAGAGCAATGTGCTTTACGAACTGGATGGCCGGCCGGCGCTGGACCTGTACAAGGAATACTTGGGTGATCTGGTCTCGGGCTTGCCCTCCAGCGCATTGCTGTTCCCTCTGGCGCTTAGCGAGAACCAGGACGATCAGAAGACCATCGTGCGCACCATCTTGGGCGTGGATGAAGAAGCCAAGTCGCTGATCTTTGCCGGAGACATTCCGGTGGGCTATTACGCCCAACTGATGAAGGCCAATTTCGACCGCCTGATCAACGCAGCCAGCGAAGTGGGGCAGATGGCCGGCTTCGCCGGTGCGGCCAATCCGGATGAGCCGGTGCTTTCCCTGGCGATAAGTTGCGTTGGCCGGCGCCTGGTGCTGGGCGAGCGCACCGAGGAAGAACTGGAAGCTACGCTGGAAACCCTGCCGCCGGGCGTGAAGCAGATCGGCTTTTATTCGTACGGTGAGATTTCACCGTATGGCAACGGCACCTGTGACCTGCACAACCAAACCATGACGCTGACCACACTGCAGGAGATCTGA